The DNA segment CGATATCGCCGTGCGTTGTTAGAAGCAAGATACCAACTATCGTTAAAATGAGTGCTAAAATTTCCTTTGCCAAAGGCAATCTTTTTTCAATAAAACAGATTATAAAAAGTATCATTGTCGGTGCAGAATACTGAATAATAGTCGCAACCGCAGCGTTTGATAGCTCAATGGCACAAAAATACGTATACTGCGTCATCATAAGCCCAAATATGCCATAACATATAAGATATGACAGGAGTTTTTTGTTCTTAAGTGGCAACAAAACTATCGTTGGCGACTTAAATAGCACATAAATAACAAGTGCCAAACCGGCTAGTATCAGTCGGTATGACACCAGCCAGTCAGCATTAACGCCTTTTTGCTCAAACATATACTGCCCACAAACCCCACTAAAAGCCCAAAGTATCGCACCTAAAATAGTTATAAAGACACCAAAAAAATCGCTTTTAGCAAATTTGTGCAACTCTTATCCTAGATTATCTTTTAAGAACTCCTGCAAACTCCTAACCTCTAACGCTGTACCATTTTGTGCCGAATTTATAGAGCTTACAGCGACTTTTGCCCCTCTTATATTTGTAAAATATGGCAGTTTAAAACGCAAAATATTTTGACGAATTTTTTTGCCGTCTTCGCTGTTTGATTTGCTATCACTTGTGTTAATAACGAGTGCTATATCGCCATTTTTTAGCCTATCCTCAATATTTGGGCGACCCTCGCTGATTTTATAGACAAACTCCGAGTTTATGCCGTTTTCTTTTAAAATTTTATGCGTTCCACTTGTTGCAAGGATATTAAATCCTGAGTTTTTAAGCTCTCTTGCCAGACTCACACCTTGCGGTTTATCGGCGTCCGCTAGTGTTATAAATACGTTACCACCGCTTGGCAGAGTGTTATTTGCAGCGATTTGGCTTTTAGCAAATGCGACGTTAAAACTGCTTGCAATGCCCATAACTTCACCAGTTGATTTCATCTCTGGACCAAGTATTAAATCAGCTCCTGTTAGTTTATTAAATGGGAAAACCGCCTCTTTTACGCTTATGTGTTTTGGCGTTTTTGGCAGTAAAAGACCATCTTGTTCGGTTAAAACGCCGTATTTATCGTAAAATTTCAGTGCCTCACGCAAATTGCCCTGCCACATTACGCGAGTGGCGACCTTTGCGATTGGTATACCAGTTGCCTTGCTTACAAACGGCACGGTGCGACTAGCACGTGGATTAACCTCAATCATATAAAGCTCATTTTCATATATTGCAAACTGGATATTTAAAAGCCCAACAACACCTAAATTTAGGGCGATATCCTTAGTTTGAGTGCGGACTTTTTTTATCATCTCATCGCTTAGACTTTGAGGTGGCAGGATACAAGCA comes from the Campylobacter mucosalis genome and includes:
- a CDS encoding DMT family transporter: MHKFAKSDFFGVFITILGAILWAFSGVCGQYMFEQKGVNADWLVSYRLILAGLALVIYVLFKSPTIVLLPLKNKKLLSYLICYGIFGLMMTQYTYFCAIELSNAAVATIIQYSAPTMILFIICFIEKRLPLAKEILALILTIVGILLLTTHGDIGSLVISKKALAFAVISAVGVCIYTILPRRLNQTYPIALNLGLGMLLGGAILAVFTRVWQFDGVNDFSGYAALFGVVVLGTIFSFVFYMTGVKLIGATKASLIACIEPVSAMIFAYFLLGVKFVFLDIVGSFFIILSIFLVAKIKGNS